A region of the Phycisphaerae bacterium genome:
GGGTCATGGCCCGCGCGTGGACGTGCTACCGACATACGGTGGTGATCTTCGTGGTTGTAGTGGGGTTCGGCCTGCCCGCACTCGTCATGCGGCCCGTGGCGCGCGCGCAGGAGACCGAGTCCCCGAGCCTCGACGCGATCAGCAGGAAAGTCGTCGTCGGCGAGATTGCCGATCTGCTCATCACACACCATCTCACTCCGGACGTGGGCCGCGCCTGCGCGGACCACATCCGCGCGCGGCTGGCCGACGGGGCGTACGAAACCATCACGGATCCGACGCAGTTCGCCGGCCAACTGACGCGCGATCTGCACACGGTGGACGACGACGGCCATTTGCGCGTCGAGGTCGGTCCGCCGCACGCGTTTCTCGAAGTCGACCAGATCGACTCGGAGGAGACGCGGCAGCGCGTGTACGCCCTCTTTCGGCGCGACAACTTCGGCTTTCGCAAGGTCGAGATCCTGGATGACAACATTGGGTACCTCGAGCTGCGCCAGTTCGCGCCCCCGGAGGTCGGCGGCGACACCGCGGTTGCGGCGATGGCGTTGCTGGCGAATTGCGATGCACTGATCATCGACTTGCGCGCGAATGGCGGCGGAACCGGCGCGATGGTCCGGCTGCTCGCCAGCTATTTCTTCGATCGGCCCACGCATTTGATCAGCACGGAGACCCGCGGCGAGCCGCTCGTCACGCAATCCTGGACGCAGTCGTATGTGCCCGGCAAGCGGTTGTCCGCGACGCCGCTGTTCATCCTGACCAGCCGGCGCACCGGGTCCGCGGCCGAGGAGTTCACCTACGACCTGAAGCACCACGGCCGGGCAACCGTGATTGGCGAGCGGACCTGCGGCTCGGGGCATTCTGCCTTTCTGGCCCGGGTGGCCGACACGTTCAACGTCGTCATTCCGCAGGGCCGCCCGATCCATCCGGTGACGGGCACCGGCTGGGAGCGGGTGGGTGTGCAGCCCGACATCGATGTCGCTGCCTCGCAGGCGCTAACGCGAGCGCGCGTGGAAGCGATGAAGGTCATCCGCGCACGCGCCGGTGGGACCACCGGCAACACAGGAGAAATCCATGCACCGTGACCTGGAGGAAATGCCCCCGACGCGCGTCGCGGCGTGGCTCATCACGCTGGCGTGCGGCCTGCAAATCGCGCTCACGCCGGCTGCCGTCGGCCAGGAAAAGGAGGCCGGACGCGCGAACGAAGCGCTGCTGCCGATCAAGAACGACCGCTTCGCGGCGGGCGGCACAGCCGAGCAGCCGATCACCGATTGGACGTTTGAGTCGCTGTCCATGGACGTGAACCCGGACGACTTCAGCAGCACGGTGCGCATCGGTCCCAGGGGCGACGCGACGATTGCGATTCCCACGGATGGTACCGGCGTCACCCTGCAGGGCACGACGGACCTGGCGCGCGGCGACCTCGTGTCCAGCCCGTGCGCACTCAAGCCTTTCCGCTGGGTCAAGGTCGGGGTTGAATACGTCGTCGAATCCGGCGAGCCGCTGGTGTTCGTCTGCCTGCGGCCCACCAAGGACCGGTCGTTGGTCGATCTTGAGTTCCTGCCGAAGGCCGCGCCGGGCGAGAAGCGCAAGGCCTTCGTCCGCCTGCACACCGGCTCACTCGACGGCGACTACTCGATCGCCGTGTCCATCCACGGCACGGGGTCGGTGCGGTTCCTGATCGTCAAGGCGAAGGAGGACGGGGAATACCCGCGCCCCACAAGGCCGGCTGTCGTGATCGATCTGATGCACGAACGACCCGCGACGGAGGGACTGCATCGGTGGAACGAGATCTACAAGCTGGAGACCGTCTACGGTTTTCCAGCCATCCAGTTCCTGTCGTACACCGAGGTCACGCCGGCGAAGCTGAAGGCGTTGGATCCGGCGCTGATCCTGCTTTGGCCCTATGCCGACCGAGAGCAGAACCCGGACCGCCAGAAGGTCATCGCGGCGACCCGGGCCGCGGCCCGTCATGGCGCCCCGCTGATCGGTACCGGACTGGGGCACCAGATCCTGGCGCAGGCCGAGAAGAACGTCGCGATGGATCGGGAGGTCGAAGTCGGGCCGACACGCCTCGACATCGTCGCGGATGACCCTGTCTTCGCCGGCCTGCCGCGACCGTCGCATTTCTTCGCGGAGGAGTCGCACAGATTCATCGTGCGCGAAGTCCCGCCCGGTGCGGAGATCATTGCGAGTTCGGAGACCGTCGTGACCCAGGCGTTTCACTACACCGGCAAGCCCTGGTACACGTTTCAGCCCAACATCGAACGCGGCTGGGAGATCGCCTGCCCCGAGGCGTGCATCGTGTGGAAGAACCTGCTGCGCGGCTGGGGCCTGGCTCCGCCGGCAGAAAAACGCTGAGTCTGGCGACTGACGCTCGTTGTGCCACGCTCGGGACAACGGCCACAATGGCGGACGCCCGCCGACTATGCGCCAGAGGCGGCGGCCGCGACGAGTTCCTCGAGCAGCGTCGTCAGGACGTCGTACAACAGGCTCTCCGCGTCCAGCGCACAGGCGCTGGTCTGCACGATTACCGCTGCGCCGCCGATCAGTCCGGCGGCCCGCAGCCACTTCCAAACTTGCGGCATGAATCGTCACTCCCGGCGCCCGGCTGAACTGGCGCTGCCGACCACGCGGCCGTTGCGCCTCATGGGATGCGCCCACCAGGAGTATGGCCGTCCCCATGTGGCCGATCCATCGAGCACGCGCAAAGCTGCGCAAAAAACGGCTGACACTTCTTTACACGCCGCTGGTCGAAGCTTTGCCGAAACATCACGTGTATACTGTGGAGACGAGGTCCGTACGGTAGTGCCCATGCCGGAGCCAACCAGCGATTCCCCGGCCCCACGCCTTCTGCTGATCGATGACGATGCAGAGCTCTGCGAGCTACTGAACGATTACCTGGGAGCGGCCGGATTCGCCGTCACGGCGGCCCACGACGGCGCGGAGGGCATCCGGCATGCGCTCAGCGGCACGTACGCTCTGGCGGTGCTGGACGTGATGTTGCCCGGGCTCGACGGCTTCGAGGTGCTCCGCCGGATTCGCGCGCGGTCCGCCTTGCCCGTGCTGATGCTCACCGCGCGCGGCGACGATGTGGACCGGATCGTCGGCCTGGAAATCGGAGCCGACGACTACCTGCCCAAGCCGTTTAATCCGCGCGAGCTGGTGGCGCGCATCCACGCGATCCTGCGGCGTAGCGCAGCGCCGCGCGGCGCGCCGCCCGGGCGGCTGGTGGTGGGCGATGTCGAGATGGACGCCGGGGCCCGCGTCGTCCAGCGCGGCGGAACGCCGGTCGAGCTCACGGGGGCCGAATTCGCGCTGCTGGAGCTGCTGTTGCGCGGTGCCGGCCAGGTCGTCGAGCGCGACGAGCTCTCGCGCAGCGTGCTGGGGCGCAAGCTGATGCCCTTCGACCGCAGCATCGACATGCACGTCAGCAACCTGCGCCGCAAGCTGGGGCCGGCACCCGGTGGAGGTGAGCGCATCAAGACGGTGCGCGGCTGCGGCTACCTCTACGCCATTTCTGCAGGGCGGTCAGGCCCGGAACCCGCCGCGGAAGGCCCGCCGCCGCACGCCAACGAGAGGCCGTAGCGCCATGCGCACGCTGTTCCTGAAAATCTTCCTCTGGTTCTGGCCGGCGATGATCCTCGTCGTCGGCATCTTCGTGGCGCTCGATTTCTGGCAGCGCAGGTTGAATCCGCCCCCGCGCGGCGGGCTGCATGACACGATCCAGCTCTGCGGGCAGGAGGCGCTGGAAGCCTGGGAACGCGGCGGCGTGACGGAGTTGGATGCTTTCTGTGCGCGCCTGTCGGAAGTGACGAGCATGTGCGCCGTGCTCCTCGATGAGCAGCGCCGCGCGCTGTCCACGGCGCCCGTGCCGGACGGGGCGACGGACATTGCCGCGCGCCTGGACGCGGACCGGCCCGAAGCGCTGCAGCGTACGCCGGGTGGACCGCTGATTGCAGTGCGCGTGATCGGCCGCACCGGTGCGCCCCATGTCTTCGTGGCGCACGTCACACGCGGCCCGTGGAACGAAGCGCGGCTGGACTGGACCACCTTGAGCTGGCAATTGGCCGCGGTCATCGCGGTCAGTGGTGTGCTGTGCTACGGGCTGGCGCGCTACCTCAGTGCGCCGGTGCGACGGTTGCGGACCGCGGCCCGGCGGCTCGCGTCCGGGGACCTGACCGCGCGGGCCGGGTCCGCGACCAGTCGCCGCCGCGATGAGATCGCGGATCTGGCGCGGGACTTCGACTACATGGCGGAGCGCGTGGAGACGCTGGTGGCGTCGCAGCAGCGGCTACTGCGGGACATCTCGCATGAACTGCGCTCGCCCCTGGCGCGGGTGTGCGTGGCCCTGGGGTTGGCGCGGCGCGCCGCCGGTGACGCCGCGACCCCGGCGCTGGATCGCATCGAACGCGATGCCGAGCGTCTGAACGAACTGATCGGCCAACTGCTCACGCTCACGCGCCTGGCGAACAACGCGGAGCAGCCGGAACAGGTGCCGCTTGCGCTCGCCGAGCTCGTGGAACTGGTCGTGGCGGACGCGCGTTTCGAGGCCGGCGCGGCGCACCGCCAGGTCGTCTTCACGGCCAGCGCGGACTGCACAGTACTTGGGTCACCCGAGCTGCTGCGCCGCGCCATCGAGAACGTGGTCCGTAACGCCGTGCGCTACACGCTTGAAGGCACGACGGTTACCGTCACGCTGGACCAAGTGTCCGAAGGTGGCGCCCACCGCGCGCAGCTCGAGGTCCGCGACCGGGGCCCGGGCGTGCCGGCGAGTGCGCTGCAGGATATTTTCCGGCCCTTCTACCGCGTCGCCGACGCCCGCGACCGTCACAGCGGCGGCACCGGCCTCGGTCTGGCCATTACGGCCCAGGCGGTCCGCCTCCATGGCGGCCGCATCAGCGCGGAAAACGCCCCGGATGGTGGTCTGATCGTTCGGATCGAGCTGCCCGCCGCTCCGGGCAGTCCGGCGTCCGCGTAGCGTGGTCGGCGGGAACCCAGACTCGGCGCGGCCGGCGGTTGCCGTGGAGCGTGCGATCGCATAGGCTGGATGTCCGCTGGCATCGGTGCGGCGCGCACGCCGGCTGCACTGTGGAGAGGTGCCG
Encoded here:
- a CDS encoding S41 family peptidase, encoding MARAWTCYRHTVVIFVVVVGFGLPALVMRPVARAQETESPSLDAISRKVVVGEIADLLITHHLTPDVGRACADHIRARLADGAYETITDPTQFAGQLTRDLHTVDDDGHLRVEVGPPHAFLEVDQIDSEETRQRVYALFRRDNFGFRKVEILDDNIGYLELRQFAPPEVGGDTAVAAMALLANCDALIIDLRANGGGTGAMVRLLASYFFDRPTHLISTETRGEPLVTQSWTQSYVPGKRLSATPLFILTSRRTGSAAEEFTYDLKHHGRATVIGERTCGSGHSAFLARVADTFNVVIPQGRPIHPVTGTGWERVGVQPDIDVAASQALTRARVEAMKVIRARAGGTTGNTGEIHAP
- a CDS encoding response regulator transcription factor, translated to MPEPTSDSPAPRLLLIDDDAELCELLNDYLGAAGFAVTAAHDGAEGIRHALSGTYALAVLDVMLPGLDGFEVLRRIRARSALPVLMLTARGDDVDRIVGLEIGADDYLPKPFNPRELVARIHAILRRSAAPRGAPPGRLVVGDVEMDAGARVVQRGGTPVELTGAEFALLELLLRGAGQVVERDELSRSVLGRKLMPFDRSIDMHVSNLRRKLGPAPGGGERIKTVRGCGYLYAISAGRSGPEPAAEGPPPHANERP
- a CDS encoding HAMP domain-containing protein; amino-acid sequence: MRTLFLKIFLWFWPAMILVVGIFVALDFWQRRLNPPPRGGLHDTIQLCGQEALEAWERGGVTELDAFCARLSEVTSMCAVLLDEQRRALSTAPVPDGATDIAARLDADRPEALQRTPGGPLIAVRVIGRTGAPHVFVAHVTRGPWNEARLDWTTLSWQLAAVIAVSGVLCYGLARYLSAPVRRLRTAARRLASGDLTARAGSATSRRRDEIADLARDFDYMAERVETLVASQQRLLRDISHELRSPLARVCVALGLARRAAGDAATPALDRIERDAERLNELIGQLLTLTRLANNAEQPEQVPLALAELVELVVADARFEAGAAHRQVVFTASADCTVLGSPELLRRAIENVVRNAVRYTLEGTTVTVTLDQVSEGGAHRAQLEVRDRGPGVPASALQDIFRPFYRVADARDRHSGGTGLGLAITAQAVRLHGGRISAENAPDGGLIVRIELPAAPGSPASA